The nucleotide window CGGCGAGGTCCTTCTTCTTCATCACCTTGTTGACGTACTCGAAGGGGACCTCTTTCGGGACGACCTCGTAGAGCAGCACGCGCCCGGTGGTCGTGTCGATCCCCTTGCCGTCGATGCGCACACGGATCGCCGACTGGAGACCCACCGCGCCGGCGTCGTAGGCGATCCGCACCTCGTCGGGGGAGGAGAACTTCTTCCCCTCACCCGCTTGCCCATCGCGCTGCCGCGTGAGGTAGTAGATCCCCAGCACGATGTCCTGGGAGGGCCCGATGACGGGCTTCCCGTGCGCCGGGGAGAGGATGTTGTTGGTCGACATCATCAGGACCCGCGCCTCCATCTGCGCCTCGATGGAGAGCGGAACGTGGACCGCCATCTGGTCCCCGTCGAAGTCGGCGTTGAAGGCGAAGCAGACCAGCGGATGCAGCTGGATCGCCTTCCCCTCGATCAACACCGGCTCGAAGGCCTGCACACCGAGACGGTGAAGCGTCGGCGCCCGGTTCAGCATGACGGGAAGCTGGCGGATGACCTCGTCGAGGGCGTCCCAAACCTCCCGCTTCTCCTTCTCCACCATCTTCTTCGCCTGCTTGATGGTGGTCGCGAACCCGGCCTCCTCGAGCTTGTTGAAGATGAACGGCTTGAACAGCTCGAGCGCCATCTTCTTGGGAAGGCCGCACTGATGAAGCTTCAGCTCCGGCCCGACGACGATCACCGAGCGGCCCGAATAGTCGACGCGCTTCCCGAGGAGGTTCTGGCGGAACCGGCCGCCCTTCCCCTTGAGCATGTCCGACAGCGACTTGAGGGGGCGCTTGTTCGATCCCGTGATGAGCTTTCCCCTGCGGCCGTTGTCGAACAGCGCGTCCACGGCCTCCTGCAGCATCCGCTTCTCGTTCCGGATGATGATCTCGGGCGCGGACAGGTCCAGCAGACGCTTCAGCCGGTTGTTCCGGTTGATGACGCGCCGGTACAGGTCGTTCAGGTCCGAGGTGGCGAACCGCCCGCCGTCCAGCGGGACCAGGGGGCGAAGGTCCGGCGGCAGGACGGGGATGACCTGCTGGACCATCCACTCGGGCTTCTGCTCGCTGTCCCGGAACGCCTCGACGATCTTCAACCGCTTGGAGATCTTCTTCTTCTTCGCCTCGGACGCGGTTTCGGCCATCTCCTTGCGGAGCGTCTCGGAGAGCTTCACCAGGTCCAGCGCGGCCAGCAGCGTCCGGATCGCCTCCGCGCCCATCCCCACGCGGAACCGCTCGCGGAGCACGTCCTGCTTCTCCTTGTCCCCCTTGAAAAGCTCGCGGTACTCCTCGAACTTCTCCCGGTACTTCGCCTCGGTGAGGACCTCCTGCGGCTGCGTGTCGGTCTCCCACGGATCGAGGACGATGTACTTCTCGAAGTAGATGACCGCCTCGACGTCCTTCATCGGCATGTCGAGGATCGTCGCGATCCGGGACGGGAGGCTTTTCAGGAACCAGATGTGCGCGACCGGCGACGCCAGCTCGATGTGGCCCATCCGCTCGCGGCGGACCTTCGACTGGATGACCTCGACGCCGCACTTCTCGCAGACGATCCCCCGGTGCTTCATCCGCTTGTACTTGCCGCAGTTGCACTCGTAGTCCTTGATGGGACCGAAGATTTTCGCGCAGAACAGGCCGTCGCGCTCGGGCTTGAAGGTCCGGTAGTTCAGCGTCTCCGGCTTCTTCACCTCCCCGTGCGACCACTTGCGGATCTGCTCGGGGGATGCGATCGAGATCCGGATCCCTGAAAAATGGACGGGATCCTTCGGTTTTTCAACGCGGGTGAAAAGGTCTTCCACGGGTGCCTCCCGGTTACGTTTCCGCTACGGTTTGCTGCCGGTTACTGCTGGGGCTCATCGCTGATCAGCTCGACGTCCAGGCCCAGCGCCTGGAGCTCCTTGATCAGCACGTTGAACGACTCGGGGAGTCCGGGCTCGAGGGAGAAGTTCCCCTTGACGATGGACTCGTACATCCGCGCGCGTCCCGGGACGTCGTCGGACTTTACGGTCAGGAACTCTTGCAGGGTGTACGCCGCGCCGTACGCCTCGAGCGCCCACACTTCCATCTCGCCGAGCCGCTGCCCTCCGAACTGCGCCTTGCCGCCCAGCGGCTGCTGGGTGACCAGGGAATACGGTCCGGTCGACCGGGCGTGGATCTTGTCGTCCACCAGGTGGTGCAGCTTCAGCATATACATCGATCCGACGGTGACCGCCTGCTGGAACGCCGTCCCGGTCCGCCCGTCATAGAGCATCGTCTGTCCGCGCTCGGGCAGCCCCGCCAGGCGCAGGTAGTCCTTGATCTCGTTTTCCGTCGCCCCGCTGAACACGGGCGAGGCGAGGAACACCCCGCCGTGCATCTTCCGGACGACCTCCCGCAGTTCGTCGTCGGTGAGCCCCTTGAGATACGCCCCGAACCGCTCGGAGTTGTAGATCTTGCCGAGCCACTCCCGCATGGAGGCGGTGCTGAACTCCTTCTCCATCATCTGCTGAAGCTGCTCCCCGAGCCCCTTGGCGG belongs to Deltaproteobacteria bacterium and includes:
- the rpoC gene encoding DNA-directed RNA polymerase subunit beta' — its product is MEDLFTRVEKPKDPVHFSGIRISIASPEQIRKWSHGEVKKPETLNYRTFKPERDGLFCAKIFGPIKDYECNCGKYKRMKHRGIVCEKCGVEVIQSKVRRERMGHIELASPVAHIWFLKSLPSRIATILDMPMKDVEAVIYFEKYIVLDPWETDTQPQEVLTEAKYREKFEEYRELFKGDKEKQDVLRERFRVGMGAEAIRTLLAALDLVKLSETLRKEMAETASEAKKKKISKRLKIVEAFRDSEQKPEWMVQQVIPVLPPDLRPLVPLDGGRFATSDLNDLYRRVINRNNRLKRLLDLSAPEIIIRNEKRMLQEAVDALFDNGRRGKLITGSNKRPLKSLSDMLKGKGGRFRQNLLGKRVDYSGRSVIVVGPELKLHQCGLPKKMALELFKPFIFNKLEEAGFATTIKQAKKMVEKEKREVWDALDEVIRQLPVMLNRAPTLHRLGVQAFEPVLIEGKAIQLHPLVCFAFNADFDGDQMAVHVPLSIEAQMEARVLMMSTNNILSPAHGKPVIGPSQDIVLGIYYLTRQRDGQAGEGKKFSSPDEVRIAYDAGAVGLQSAIRVRIDGKGIDTTTGRVLLYEVVPKEVPFEYVNKVMKKKDLA